The nucleotide window GATCGGCCTGGTCCTCGGGCTCCTCATCGTGTCCGTGGGCCGGTTCGCGAAGCGGCGCGTGGGCCGCGTGTTCATCGGCGGCGAGAGGGTGACGAGCCTCGACGCGATGCACGTGCCGGGCACCGGCTTCTACCACACGATCCGCGACGTGAAGGGCCTCCACGGGATGCTCGAGAACGCGGAGGCGAAGGTCTTCGACGTGTACGAGGTCGGCGGGCGGATCGGCAACGTGTTCGTGCAGGGGCTCCGTTCGATCCACAACGGCGTGCTCTCGACGTATCTGGCGTGGTGCGTGATCGGTCTTGGCGCGGTGGTGTTCGCGCTGCTCTCCGCGCTTCTCAGACATCTCGTGAGCGAGACGCCGTAGGCACCGGCCGGCCCCGGCGGCGCGACAGGCTGGAGACGACCCATGGGTGACATCACTCCGCAGCTGTACACGCTTCTGGCCTTCATGGTGATCGGCTCGATCGTGGCCATCGAGACGCGGAACCTGCTTTCCGCGGTCATCTCGGTGAGCGCGGTCGGGTTCGCCGCGTCGGTCGCGTTCCTCTTCCTGGGCGCGCCGGACATCGCGATCACCCAGCTCGTCGTGGAGGTCCTCGTGCTCATCATCCTCATCCGAGGCACGATCCTCCTCGACAACACGGCCATCGAGACGCACCGCGACACGCTGGCGGTCGTGTCCTCACTGATCTTCTTCGGGCTCCTGCTCGGGTTCGGCGCGATGATCTTCGGGAGCCAGGGCTTCCCGGAGTTCGGCGCGCCGCTCATGCGTGTGTCGAAGGTATACGTGCAGACCGGGCTCCCGGCGACCTACGCCGCGAACATCGTCGCGTCGGTCATCCTCGACTTCCGGGGATACGACACGCTGGGTGAGGCGACGGTCCTCTTCGTCTCGATTCTCGCCGCTCTCACGCTCCTCCGCCGGGAGGGGAAGGTGCGGACGGGGGAGGCCGCGACAGCATGAAGCCGACGGGCATGACGGTCATCGTGAAGACGATCACGGACTTCGTGGTCGGCTTCATCGTTCTGTTCGGGGCGTACATCGTGCTCTACGGGCACATCACGCCGGGCGGCGGGTTCTCGGGCGGCGTCGTCATCGCGTGCGCGTTCATCCTCGTGATGCTCGGGCACGGGCGCGACGTGGCGTTCGAGAGGCTGGGCGAACGCACGGCGTCCATCCTCGACTCGACCGGGGCGCTCGCGTTCCTCGTCATCGCGTGGCTGGGCGTGTGGGGCGGCTACTTCTTCATGAACGTCCTCGTGAAGGGAACGCCGTTCCGCCTCCTGAGCTCGGGCTCGATCCTGGCGAACAACCTCGCCATCGGGCTCAAGGTCTCAAGCTCGCTCTTCCTCGTGTTCTCGGCGCTGGCCGTGTTCCGCAAGCGGTCCTTCAGGGCCCTGCTGGAGGATGATCTGACATGACCGTCTACTTCCTCTGCGCGGTTCTCATCACGATGGGGCTCTACTGCCTCGTCGCCAAGAAGCACATCGTGAAGAAGGTGATCGGCCTGTGCATCATGGAGTACGCGGTCAACCTGTACCTCATCATCATCGGGTACAAGCGTGGGGGCATCGCGCCGGTCATCGACCCCAAGATGCGGCCTGAGGCGCTCGAGCGGTTCGTGGACCCGCTGCCGCAGGCGCTCGTGCTCACGTCCATCGTCATCGGGCTCGGCGTGCTCTCGCTTATGGTCTCGATGTGCATCCGGATCTACGAGAAGCACGGGACCTTCGACATGTCCCAGATCAGCAAGCTGAGGGGCTAGCGCATGAACCTGCTGCCGTACTACGTTGCGATCCCGCTGGGGCTTGCCTTCCTCATCCCGCTCCTCTCGAAGTGGTGGAAGCGGTCGGGCGAGGTGCTGGCGGTCGGGGGGACGGCCATCCTGGCGGCGATGGCGCTCGGCGCGATCGGGTCGCCGACCGTGTGCTACCACATGGGCGGGTGGCGGCCGCCGGTTGGCATCGCCCTCATGAGCGACGGCCTCACCGTGCTCCTCCTGATCGCGGTCAACGTCGTGGGCTTCCTGTGCGTGCTGTTCTCGCTCAGGTACATGCGGTCGTACACCGCCCTCGAGAAGTACTACGCGCTCTTCATGCTCATGATCACCGGCATGAACGGGGTGGTCATCACGGCGGACGTCTTCAACCTGTTCGTGTTCCTCGAGATCGCGTCCATCGCGTCGTACGCGCTCGTGCCGTTCGGGATCGAGGCGGACGAGCTGGAGGCGGGCTTCAAGTACCTCATCCTCGGGAGCGTGGCGTCCACGATGGTGCTCTTCGCTATCGGCACCGTGTACGCCGTGACCGGGTCGCTCAACATCGCCGACGTCGCGCGCGAGATCGCGACGAAGCACGCGACGGGCGACCTCAACCCGGCGCTCCTGCTCTCGGCGGCGTTCTTCCTCATGGGGTTCGGCCTCAAAGCCGCGCTCGTCCCGTTCCACGCGTGGCTGCCCGACGCGCACCCGTCGGCTCCCGCGCCCGTCTCAGCGATGCTGTCGGGCGTCGTGATCAAGAGCCTCGGCGTCTACGCGATGTGCCGCGTGTTCTTCCACATGTTCGGGTTCTCGCCCGCGGTGCCGAGTTCCGTGATCATCGCGAACAGCATGATCGCGTTCGCTATCGCCTCGATCGTCTTCGGCGGGCTGCTCGCCGTCGGCCAGTGGGACTACAAGCGGCTTCTGGCCTACAGCTCGATCGGGCAGGTGGGGTATGTCGTGCTCGGGATCGGGGTGGGCGCGAGGGTGCTCGCGACCGGCGGGCAGCCGGCGGTCGCCGCGCTCGCGATCCTCGGCGGGCTCTTCCACCTGATCAACCACACGGCGTTCAAGGCGCTCCTGTTCCTGTCGTCGGGCGCGATCCAGCACGCGACCGGGACGCGCGACATGAAGCAGCTCGGCGGGCTTAGGCTCCGCATGCCGGTCACCTCGACCACGACGACGCTCGCGGCGCTCTCGATCGCCGGCATCCCGCCGTTCTCGGGGTTCTGGAGCAAGCTCGTCATCATCATCGCGACCATCAAGGCCGGGCACCCCGCGATCGCATCGGTCGCCGTCGCCATGGCCTTCGTCACGCTGGCGTACTACGTGAAGGTCCAGCGCGAGATCATCTTCGGCGCGGTGCGCGGCGCCGTGGAGAAGGCGAGAGAGGTGCCGGCGCTCATGTGCATCCCGCTCGTCGTCCTCGCCATCGTGTGCGTCGGGTTCGGGCTCCTCTATCCGGCGGTTGGAAGCAGGATCCTCGAGCCCGCGAGGGACGCGCTCCTGGACGGCGCGGCGTACGTGAGGGCCGTTCTCGGCTAGCAAGAGGGAGCACCGATGGGACATCTCAAGCGCAGGCTGCTCGACTTCGCCATCCTGTTCGTCCTCTGGATGCTGCTCGTGTGGTCGCTGGACATCCAGGGGATCGTGGCCGGGGTGGTCGTCGCGGTCTTCTTCACGTTCATCGTGTCGGGCCTCCTGCCCGAGCGGGCCGAGCGCTTCTTCAGCCCGGTGCGGTGGTTCTGGGCCCTCGTTCACCTGGCGGTGCTCTGCTACTACATCGTGGTCGCGAACCTGGACGTGCTCTACCGGGTGCTCCACCCGAACCTCCCCATCAAGCCGGGCATCGTGAAGGTCAAGACGACGCTCAAGAGCGACGAGGCGAAGACGTTCCTGGCCAACTCGATCACGCTCACGCCCGGGACGCTCTCGGTGGACATCATCGGCGACACGCTCTACGTCCACTGGATCAACGTGCACGAGGATCTGGACGACATCGAGAAGATCAGCTGGGACATCGCCGGCAAGTTCGAGGCGACCCTGAGGAGGGTGTTCGACTGATATGATGACATTCCTTCTCCTGCTCATCATCGGGTGCTTCATGTGCCTGATCAGGGTCGCGATGGGGCCCACGCCGCCCGACAGGGCGGTGGCCATCGACACGATCGGCGTCATGGTGGTGGGGATCTGCGGGATCTTCGCGATCATCACGGGCAAGGACTGGTACCTGAACATCGCCATCGCGTGGGCGCTCTTGTCGTTCATCGGCACGCTCGCGCTCGCGAAGTATCTGGAGGGGAGGGGGTTCGATGAATAACGGAACCGCCGCGACCATCCTCATCGCGCTCGGCGTGTTCTTCGACCTCGTCGGCGCGCTCGGCCTTCTTCGCCTCCCGGACGTGTACAACAGGCTCCAGGCCGCGACGAAGTGCGTGACGCTGGGGACGCTCTTCATCCTCGTCGGCGTCCTCGTCCACAGCGGGTGGAACGCGATGGGCGTCAAGGCGCTCCTCGCGGCCGTCTTCGTGCTGTGGACGTCGCCGACCGGCAGCCACGCGCTGGCGCGGGGCGCGCACATCGCGGGCGTGCCGCTGTGGGAGAAGAGCGTCGTGGACAGGTATCGCGAGGACACCGGCAGGTAACCGGCGCGGCCGGCGGCCACCGCGGCCGTACGGCGCCGCCCGTCAGGAGATGCAGGCCCCATGAGGACACCGAAGCTCCGCGAGCTCAGAGAGGCGCTCACGTCGCTCGTGAGCCCCGCCTACACGAGCAAGTTCCCGTTCACCCCCCTCAAGCCCGCGGAGGCGTTCCGCGGACAGCCGGAGTATCACGAGGAGGACTGCGTGGGGTGCGGGGCGTGCGCGGAGGTGTGCCCGGCGCGGACGATCGACGTCATCGACGAGGGGAACACGCGGACCCTCGTCCACCACTTCGACAACTGCATCTACTGCGGTCAGTGCCAGGCGTACTGCACGACGAAGAAGGGCATCATCCTGTCGAACACGAAGTTCGACCTCGCGGTCTTCAGCCGCGCCGACGCCGTGACGAAGGTGGAGAAGGAGCTCCTGCGCTGCGAGCACTGCGGCGACGTCATCGGCGCGGTGGACCACCTGCGCTGGATCGCGCGGAAGGTCGGCTCGCTCGCGGTCGCGAACCCCACGCTGCTCGTGGCGCTCCATCGCGGCTTCGGCGCGACGGTGGACCCGTCGGCCAGGCCGGAGGAGAAGCCGGTCGGGCGCGGCGACGGCTACCTCGTGATGTGCCCGGCGTGCCGGCGCGAGGTGTACCTCACCGAGGACTGGCTGGGGTAGGCGCGGCCTGCCCGTCCATCCCGCAGTACCTCTCGACCCGCTTCCCGATCACCGCGAGGCTCTCGTCCCAGAACGCGCGCGAGCGGATGTCAATGCCGTAGCGCGCCGCGAGGTCCGCGGCCTTCCCTTCGCCGGTGCTCCGCAGAAGGTCCTTGTAGCGCGGGACGAACGACTCGCCCTCCCTGAGGTAGATCGCGTACACGCCCAGGCCGAAGAGGTGCCCGAACGCGTAGGGGTAGTTGTAGAAGCTCGCGTCGAGCTCGTAGTAGTGGGGCTTGAGGAGCCACATGTACGGGTGCAGGTGCTTCTCGTCGAGCCCGTCGCCGTACGTCTGCCGCTGCGCGTCGAGCATGATCTCGCAGAACTCGTCCGCCGAGAGCTCCGCCTTCTCGCGCCGCTTCATCACCTCGGACTCGAAGATGAATCGCGAGTAGATGTCCACGATGGTCTGGCTCGCTCCGATGAGGTCGTTCTCGAGGATGGCGAGTTGCGCCTCG belongs to Candidatus Effluviviaceae Genus I sp. and includes:
- a CDS encoding DUF4040 domain-containing protein — encoded protein: MGDITPQLYTLLAFMVIGSIVAIETRNLLSAVISVSAVGFAASVAFLFLGAPDIAITQLVVEVLVLIILIRGTILLDNTAIETHRDTLAVVSSLIFFGLLLGFGAMIFGSQGFPEFGAPLMRVSKVYVQTGLPATYAANIVASVILDFRGYDTLGEATVLFVSILAALTLLRREGKVRTGEAATA
- a CDS encoding cation:proton antiporter (subunit B of antiporter complex involved in resistance to high concentrations of Na+, K+, Li+ and/or alkali); translation: MKPTGMTVIVKTITDFVVGFIVLFGAYIVLYGHITPGGGFSGGVVIACAFILVMLGHGRDVAFERLGERTASILDSTGALAFLVIAWLGVWGGYFFMNVLVKGTPFRLLSSGSILANNLAIGLKVSSSLFLVFSALAVFRKRSFRALLEDDLT
- a CDS encoding NADH-quinone oxidoreductase subunit K, whose protein sequence is MTVYFLCAVLITMGLYCLVAKKHIVKKVIGLCIMEYAVNLYLIIIGYKRGGIAPVIDPKMRPEALERFVDPLPQALVLTSIVIGLGVLSLMVSMCIRIYEKHGTFDMSQISKLRG
- a CDS encoding NADH/ubiquinone/plastoquinone (complex I), with protein sequence MNLLPYYVAIPLGLAFLIPLLSKWWKRSGEVLAVGGTAILAAMALGAIGSPTVCYHMGGWRPPVGIALMSDGLTVLLLIAVNVVGFLCVLFSLRYMRSYTALEKYYALFMLMITGMNGVVITADVFNLFVFLEIASIASYALVPFGIEADELEAGFKYLILGSVASTMVLFAIGTVYAVTGSLNIADVAREIATKHATGDLNPALLLSAAFFLMGFGLKAALVPFHAWLPDAHPSAPAPVSAMLSGVVIKSLGVYAMCRVFFHMFGFSPAVPSSVIIANSMIAFAIASIVFGGLLAVGQWDYKRLLAYSSIGQVGYVVLGIGVGARVLATGGQPAVAALAILGGLFHLINHTAFKALLFLSSGAIQHATGTRDMKQLGGLRLRMPVTSTTTTLAALSIAGIPPFSGFWSKLVIIIATIKAGHPAIASVAVAMAFVTLAYYVKVQREIIFGAVRGAVEKAREVPALMCIPLVVLAIVCVGFGLLYPAVGSRILEPARDALLDGAAYVRAVLG
- a CDS encoding Na+/H+ antiporter subunit E — its product is MGHLKRRLLDFAILFVLWMLLVWSLDIQGIVAGVVVAVFFTFIVSGLLPERAERFFSPVRWFWALVHLAVLCYYIVVANLDVLYRVLHPNLPIKPGIVKVKTTLKSDEAKTFLANSITLTPGTLSVDIIGDTLYVHWINVHEDLDDIEKISWDIAGKFEATLRRVFD
- a CDS encoding cation:proton antiporter, with product MMTFLLLLIIGCFMCLIRVAMGPTPPDRAVAIDTIGVMVVGICGIFAIITGKDWYLNIAIAWALLSFIGTLALAKYLEGRGFDE
- a CDS encoding Na+/H+ antiporter subunit G; amino-acid sequence: MNNGTAATILIALGVFFDLVGALGLLRLPDVYNRLQAATKCVTLGTLFILVGVLVHSGWNAMGVKALLAAVFVLWTSPTGSHALARGAHIAGVPLWEKSVVDRYREDTGR
- a CDS encoding 4Fe-4S binding protein, producing MRTPKLRELREALTSLVSPAYTSKFPFTPLKPAEAFRGQPEYHEEDCVGCGACAEVCPARTIDVIDEGNTRTLVHHFDNCIYCGQCQAYCTTKKGIILSNTKFDLAVFSRADAVTKVEKELLRCEHCGDVIGAVDHLRWIARKVGSLAVANPTLLVALHRGFGATVDPSARPEEKPVGRGDGYLVMCPACRREVYLTEDWLG